One genomic window of Polyangium aurulentum includes the following:
- a CDS encoding carboxypeptidase regulatory-like domain-containing protein, which yields MKRRSSWILLLAALVTIVSALLFWYARRGAPPAVSPPLPSSAAPVSTAAPRKAPAPHRTLRLPEAVADKDAESKTGAFVGRVVSARGGEPIDGAELGFAHAGAISTARSGKDGGFRFEPNEPGVHTLALVTAKGYHPFSPAWGQSPITLIAREGEVIRDITIALVPETLYEGLVQSPKGEPVPGAVVRIVGGRGGDDEGRFTTDDKGAFSFAAQDEALLEASHPDYAPARARVDMRVQASGRLVMRLGNKGEEAGGGASIAGKVVGGKGEPAEGVLVVARLRTEIPQAGSSLHGEGQAITDEGGAFTLEGLDEGSYDVVATSEGIATARAESVPAGTQNLELRLSEGGRIRGKVRAKESGAPIVAFSIVVELERGPLEREMATTVSFFDARGEYEISGLLPGSYAVTAVTQGRAPSAPSRVTISSTPGEGPTVDFDLGSGGRLTGLVLEEKTSKPIAGAKVSVEGTLGGASGSLQPLLAETTTDAGGRFVLEGIPAGPRSVAVVAAGHNGRIVSGIVIPEGGGSVNVTVALSKVAPGEEPHMELMGIGAVLAAREDALVLGKVMEGGGAAEAGLATGDAIVRIDGVPVVELGFDRAIQSIRGPEGSTVELVVRKGGEGEPGVVVVRRKRIRG from the coding sequence GTGAAGAGACGCTCCTCGTGGATCCTCTTGCTCGCGGCGCTCGTCACGATCGTGTCAGCGCTGCTCTTCTGGTACGCGCGTCGCGGCGCGCCGCCTGCGGTGAGCCCGCCGCTGCCCTCGAGCGCGGCGCCCGTGTCCACCGCCGCCCCGCGCAAGGCGCCCGCGCCGCACCGGACCTTGCGCCTGCCGGAGGCGGTGGCGGACAAGGACGCGGAGAGCAAGACGGGCGCGTTCGTGGGCCGCGTCGTGTCGGCGCGGGGCGGCGAGCCCATTGACGGCGCGGAGCTCGGGTTCGCTCATGCCGGTGCGATCTCGACGGCCCGCTCCGGCAAGGACGGCGGGTTTCGATTCGAGCCGAACGAGCCTGGGGTCCACACGCTCGCCCTGGTCACGGCGAAGGGCTACCACCCTTTCTCGCCCGCCTGGGGTCAGAGCCCGATCACGCTGATCGCGCGCGAGGGCGAGGTCATTCGCGACATCACGATAGCGCTCGTCCCGGAGACCCTTTACGAGGGCCTCGTGCAGAGCCCCAAAGGCGAGCCCGTTCCGGGCGCCGTCGTGCGAATCGTGGGCGGGCGCGGCGGGGACGACGAGGGGCGATTCACGACGGACGACAAGGGCGCATTCTCGTTCGCCGCGCAGGACGAGGCGCTGCTCGAGGCGAGCCACCCCGATTACGCCCCCGCCCGTGCGCGCGTGGACATGCGCGTGCAGGCGAGCGGCCGGCTCGTGATGCGGCTCGGGAACAAGGGCGAAGAGGCGGGCGGCGGGGCGTCGATTGCGGGCAAGGTGGTCGGGGGGAAGGGCGAGCCTGCGGAGGGCGTGCTCGTGGTGGCGCGATTGCGAACCGAGATCCCGCAGGCGGGCAGCTCGCTTCATGGCGAGGGGCAAGCGATCACGGACGAGGGCGGCGCATTCACGCTCGAGGGGCTGGACGAGGGGAGCTACGACGTCGTCGCCACGAGCGAGGGCATAGCGACGGCGCGGGCGGAGTCGGTGCCTGCGGGCACGCAGAACCTCGAGCTGCGGCTATCAGAGGGCGGGCGCATCCGGGGCAAGGTGCGGGCGAAGGAGAGCGGCGCGCCGATCGTCGCCTTTTCGATCGTCGTGGAGCTCGAGCGGGGCCCGCTGGAGCGCGAGATGGCGACCACGGTCTCCTTCTTCGACGCGCGGGGCGAATACGAGATCAGCGGCCTGCTGCCGGGCTCGTACGCGGTGACGGCGGTGACCCAGGGCCGCGCGCCGTCGGCGCCGTCGCGCGTGACGATATCGTCGACGCCTGGCGAGGGGCCGACCGTCGATTTCGATCTGGGCAGCGGGGGGCGATTGACGGGCTTGGTGCTGGAGGAGAAGACGAGCAAGCCCATTGCGGGCGCGAAGGTCTCGGTCGAGGGGACGCTCGGCGGTGCGTCGGGATCGTTGCAGCCGCTGCTGGCGGAGACGACGACGGACGCGGGGGGTCGATTCGTGCTCGAAGGCATCCCGGCCGGGCCTCGATCGGTCGCGGTGGTGGCGGCGGGCCACAATGGCAGGATCGTCTCCGGCATTGTGATCCCCGAGGGAGGCGGGAGCGTGAATGTGACGGTGGCGCTGTCGAAGGTGGCGCCGGGGGAGGAGCCGCACATGGAGCTGATGGGCATCGGTGCGGTGCTGGCGGCGCGAGAGGACGCGCTCGTGCTCGGGAAGGTGATGGAGGGCGGCGGGGCGGCGGAGGCGGGGCTCGCGACGGGAGACGCGATCGTGAGGATCGACGGGGTGCCGGTGGTGGAGCTCGGGTTTGATCGAGCGATCCAGAGCATCCGCGGGCCGGAGGGGAGCACGGTCGAGCTGGTGGTGCGGAAGGGGGGCGAGGGGGAGCCGGGGGTCGTGGTGGTGCGGAGGAAGCGGATTCGGGGGTGA
- a CDS encoding serine hydrolase, with product MLRGLRPYVEIVGRPPVRWTLEERMAHHHVPGISIAVIEGGRIAWARGVGVKTAGSADPKDAVTPDTLFQAGSISKPVTATAMLRLVERGTLQLDTDVNRYLATWKVPENEHTAKEKVTLRRLASHTAGLTVFGFPGYERNQPLPPLVQILNGTAPADTEPVRVDAVPGSISRYSSGGTLVMQLLMTDVTGKPFPALMEELVFGPAGMTHSTFEQPLPAARAGEAARAHLGEGETIPGGWHVYPQMAPAGLWTTASDLARWAIAIADARAGRSKALLSQATAEQMLTPVKGGYGLGPVISGSGRSLEFGHGGSTVGFNCTLTMYPEIGAGAVMMTNNEEGGQALLNEIMLALAAEYGWPDGAPMRVTAIELSAASAAGVAGSYALLAPVGGTAEVKQEGGRLVMLAPRLPKEELIPQSETEFVMGTLGYRVTFKREAGGKATGMTVDGGGMVVEGTRKP from the coding sequence GTGCTCCGCGGCCTGCGCCCGTACGTCGAGATCGTCGGCCGGCCGCCCGTCCGCTGGACGCTCGAAGAGCGCATGGCCCACCACCACGTGCCCGGCATCAGCATCGCCGTCATCGAGGGCGGGCGCATCGCGTGGGCCCGCGGGGTCGGCGTGAAGACGGCCGGCTCGGCCGACCCGAAGGACGCGGTCACGCCCGACACGCTCTTCCAGGCCGGGTCCATCAGCAAGCCCGTCACCGCCACGGCGATGCTCCGCCTCGTCGAGCGCGGGACGCTGCAGCTCGACACCGACGTCAACCGCTACCTCGCCACGTGGAAGGTGCCCGAGAACGAGCACACCGCGAAGGAGAAGGTCACCCTCCGCCGGCTCGCCAGCCACACCGCCGGGCTCACCGTCTTCGGCTTCCCGGGCTACGAGCGGAACCAGCCGCTCCCGCCGCTCGTGCAGATCCTGAACGGGACGGCTCCGGCGGACACCGAGCCGGTGCGCGTCGACGCCGTCCCGGGCTCGATCTCGCGCTACTCCAGCGGCGGGACGCTCGTGATGCAGCTCCTCATGACGGACGTCACCGGCAAGCCTTTCCCTGCCCTCATGGAGGAGCTCGTGTTCGGGCCGGCCGGGATGACCCACAGCACCTTCGAGCAGCCGCTGCCCGCCGCGCGCGCGGGTGAGGCGGCCCGCGCCCACCTCGGCGAGGGCGAGACGATCCCCGGCGGGTGGCACGTGTACCCGCAGATGGCCCCGGCCGGGCTCTGGACGACGGCGAGCGATCTCGCCCGGTGGGCGATCGCGATCGCCGACGCGCGCGCCGGCCGATCCAAGGCGCTGCTCTCGCAGGCGACGGCCGAGCAGATGCTCACCCCGGTGAAGGGAGGCTACGGGCTCGGGCCCGTGATCAGCGGGAGCGGTCGCTCGCTGGAGTTTGGGCACGGCGGCTCCACCGTGGGGTTCAACTGCACGCTCACGATGTACCCGGAGATCGGCGCGGGCGCGGTGATGATGACGAACAACGAAGAAGGCGGGCAGGCCCTGCTCAACGAGATCATGCTCGCGCTGGCCGCGGAGTACGGCTGGCCGGATGGCGCGCCGATGCGCGTGACGGCCATCGAGCTCAGCGCGGCGTCGGCGGCCGGCGTCGCGGGCAGCTACGCGCTGCTGGCCCCTGTGGGCGGCACGGCGGAGGTGAAGCAAGAGGGCGGGCGCCTCGTGATGCTCGCGCCGAGGCTCCCCAAGGAGGAGCTCATCCCGCAGTCGGAGACCGAGTTCGTGATGGGGACGCTCGGCTACCGCGTGACGTTCAAGCGCGAGGCAGGCGGCAAGGCGACCGGGATGACCGTGGACGGGGGAGGGATGGTCGTCGAGGGGACGAGGAAGCCGTAG